A part of Falco naumanni isolate bFalNau1 chromosome 19, bFalNau1.pat, whole genome shotgun sequence genomic DNA contains:
- the LZTS1 gene encoding leucine zipper putative tumor suppressor 1: MGSVSSLISGHSFHSKHCRASQYKLRKSSHLKKLNRYSDGLLRFGFSQDSSHKSSSKSSKNEDFFYIKVSQKSHGSHRADYTALASGELGSQAGTSSMDFGTPTPQKLMPFPSQLEVGAEKPAARPTAFKPVLPRSGAILHSSPENGGHLSQQLHAPDKAKEQELKPVLCSGGLSDSGRNSMSSLPTHSTSSSYQLDPLVTPMGPISRFGGSAHNILQCAIIQDSNMMSLKAMSFSDGGNKILNPGKAPHHHAAEKTTCIRSPISTDESTIQELEQKLLEREGELQELQSSFEEKEVSSCQAYEEKQRRCKEELEGLKQKCNSKLKQTSQKTQRTQQVLHLQVFQLQQEKQQLREELENLMKEQNLLETKLRSYEKEKTSFAPALEETQWEVCQKSGEISLLKQQLKESQTELNTKTTEILSLKAQLKEVRVKMEGLEMKTQDLEGSLRTKAMELEVCENELQRKKNESELLREKVNLLEQEIVDLRTELAILKEQLSEAREVARPCAVVDDAQALQGEVERLRAELKAERDNNEQMTSGFQHERQTWKEEKEKVIHYQKQLQQSYLHMYKRNQNLEKMLQQLAAGEDGKEPIELDIPGADVPYEDIIATEI, encoded by the exons ATGGGCAGCGTCAGTAGCCTCATCTCCGGCCACAGCTTCCACAGCAAGCACTGCCGAGCCTCCCAGTACAAGCTCCGCAAGTCATCCCACCTGAAAAAGCTCAACAGGTACTCAGACGGGCTGCTCCGCTTTGGCTTCTCCCAGGACTCCAGCCACAAGTCCAGctccaaaagcagcaagaatgaGGACTTCTTTTACATCAAGGTCAGCCAGAAATCTCACGGCTCCCACCGAGCAGACTATACCGCGCTTGCCAGCGGGGAGCTGGGCAGCCAAGCTGGGACGAGCAGCATGGACTTCGGGACGCCCACGCCGCAGAAACTGATGCCATTTCCTAGCCAGCTGGAGGTG gGTGCGGAGAAGCCAGCTGCACGACCCACCGCCTTCAAGCCAGTGCTGCCCCGCTCGGGCGCCATCCTCCACTCCTCCCCTGAGAATGGGGGAcacctctcccagcagctgcacgCCCCGGACAAAGCCaaggagcaggagctgaagcCGGTGCTGTGCTCGGGGGGGCTGTCCGACTCCGGCAGGAACTCCATGTCCAGCCTCCCCacccacagcaccagcagcagctacCAGCTCGACCCCCTCGTCACACCCATGGGACCCATCAGCCGCTTCGGGGGCTCAGCCCACAACATCTTGCAGTGTGCCATCATCCAGGATAGCAACATGATGAGCCTCAAGGCCATGTCCTTCTCCGATGGGGGCAACAAGATCCTCAACCCTGGCAAAGCCCCCCACCACCATGCCGCCGAGAAGACCACTTGCATCCGTTCGCCCATCTCCACGGATGAGTCCACCatccaggagctggagcagaagctgctagagagggagggagagttGCAGGAGCTTCAGTCAAGCTTTGAGGAGAAAGAAGTCAGCTCCTGCCAGGCATACGAAGAGAAGCAGCGGCGCTGCAAGGAAGAGCTTGAGGGTCTCAAGCAGAAATGCAACAGCAAGCTCAAGCAAACCTCGCAGAAAACCCAGCGGACGCAGCAGGTCCTTCACCTCCAGgtgtttcagctgcagcaggagaagcagcagctccgGGAGGAGCTGGAGAACCTCATGAAGGAGCAAAACCTTCTGGAGACCAAGCTGAGGTCCTACGAGAAAGAGAAGACCAGCTTCGCCCCGGCGCTGGAGGAGACCCAGTGGGAG GTGTGCCAGAAGTCGGGGGAGATCTCCctcctgaagcagcagctgaaggagtcCCAGACAGAGCTCAACACCAAGACCACTGAGATCCTCAGCCTGAAGGCTCAGCTGAAGGAGGTGAGGGTGAAGATGGAAGGGCTGGAGATGAAGACCCAGGACCTGGAGGGCTCCCTGCGCACCAAAGCCATGGAGCTGGAGGTGTGTGAGAATGAGCTCCAGCGCAAGAAGAACGAGTCCGAGCTGCTGAGGGAGAAGGTGAATCTGCTAGAGCAGGAGATCGTGGACCTGCGGACGGAGCTCGCCATCCtcaaggagcagctgagcgAAGCCCGGGAGGTGGCCAGGCCCTGCGCTGTGGTGGACGATGCTCAAGccctgcagggagaggtggAGAGGCTGAGGGCAGAGCTGAAGGCTGAGCGGGACAACAATGAGCAGATGACCTCCGGCTTCCAGCACGAGCGGCAGAcatggaaggaggagaaggagaaggtgatTCACtaccagaagcagctgcagcagagctacCTGCACATGTACAAGAGGAACCAGAATCTGGAGAAGATGCTCCAGCAGCTCGCTGCAGGGGAAGATGGCAAGGAGCCCATCGAGCTGGACATACCCGGTGCCGATGTCCCCTACGAGGACATCATCGCCACTGAGATCTGA